Proteins encoded in a region of the Nicotiana tomentosiformis chromosome 9, ASM39032v3, whole genome shotgun sequence genome:
- the LOC138899480 gene encoding nicotine N-demethylase CYP82E4-like has product MYHLLSPIEAIVGLVTFAFLLYLLWTKKQSNILNPLPPKIPGGWPVIGHLFYFNNNGDDDRHFSQKLGDLADKYGPVFTFRLGFRRFLAVSSYEAMKECFSTNDIHFADRPALLYGEYLCYNNAMLAVAKYGPYWKKNRKLVNQELLSVSRLEKFKHVRFSIVQKNIKQLYNCDSPMVKINLSDWIDKLTFDIILKMVVGKTYNNGHGEILKAAFQKFMVQAMEIELYDVFHIPFFKWLDLTGNIKAMKQTFKDIDNIIQGWLDEHIKKRETKDVGGENEQDFIDVLLSKRSNEHLGDGYSHDTTIKATVFTLVLDATDTLALHIKWVMALMINNKNVMKKAQEEMDTIVGRDRWVEENDIKNLVYLQAIVKEVLRLHPPAPLSVQHLSVKDCVVNGYHIPKGTALLTNIMKLQRDPQIWVDPDTFDPERFLTTNAAIDYRGQHYELIPFGSGRRACPAMNYSLQVEHLSIAHLIQGFNFATTTNEPLDMKQGVGLTLPKKTDVEVLITPRLPPTLYQY; this is encoded by the exons ATGTATCATCTTCTTTCTCCCATAGAAGCCATTGTAGGACTTGTAACCTTTGCATTTCTACTCTACTTGCTATGGACAAAAAAACAATCAAATATCTTAAACCCACTGCCTCCAAAAATCCCAGGTGGATGGCCAGTAATCGGCCATCTCTTTTAtttcaacaacaatggcgatgaTGACcgccatttttctcaaaaactcgGAGACTTAGCTGACAAATATGGTCCCGTCTTCACATTCCGGTTAGGGTTTCGCCGTTTCTTGGCGGTGAGTAGTTATGAAGCTATGAAAGAATGCTTCTCTACCAATGATATCCATTTCGCCGATCGGCCAGCTTTACTTTACGGAGAATACCTTTGCTATAACAATGCCATGCTTGCTGTTGCCAAATATGGCCCTTACTGGAAAAAAAATCGAAAGCTAGTCAATCAAGAACTTCTCTCCGTTAGTCGGCTCGAAAAATTCAAACATGTTAGATTTTCTATAGTTCAGAAAAATATTAAACAATTGTATAATTGTGATTCACCAATGGTGAAGATAAACCTTAGTGATTGGATAGATAAATTGACATTCGACATCattttgaaaatggttgttgggAAGACCTATAATAATGGACATGGAGAAATACTCAAAGCAGCTTTTCAGAAGTTCATGGTTCAAGCTATGGAGATTGAGCTCTATGATGTTTTTCACATTCCATTTTTCAAGTGGTTGGATCTTACAGGGAATATTAAGGCTATGAAACAAACTTTCAAAGACATTGATAATATTATCCAAGGTTGGTTAGATGAGCACATTAAGAAGAGAGAAACAAAGGATGTTGGAGGTGAAAATGAACAAGATTTTATTGATGTGCTGCTTTCCAAGAGGAGCAACGAACATCTTGGCGATGGTTACTCTCATGACACCACCATCAAAGCAACAGTATTC actttgGTCTTGGATGCAACAGACACACTTGCACTTCATATAAAGTGGGTAATGGCGTTAATGATAAACAATAAGAATGTCATGAAGAAAGCACAAGAAGAGATGGACACCATTGTTGGTAGAGATAGATGGGTAGAAGAGAATGATATCAAGAATTTGGTGTATCTTCAAGCAATTGTTAAAGAAGTATTACGATTACATCCACCTGCACCTTTGTCAGTACAACACCTATCCGTAAAAGATTGTGTTGTCAATGGATACCATATTCCTAAGGGGACTGCACTACTTACAAATATTATGAAACTTCAACGAGACCCACAAATATGGGTAGATCCTGATACATTCGATCCAGAAAGATTCTTGACGACTAATGCTGCAATTGACTATCGCGGGCAGCACTATGAGTTGATCCCGTTTGGATCAGGGAGACGAGCTTGTCCCGCGATGAATTACTCATTGCAAGTGGAACACCTTTCAATTGCTCATTTGATCCAGGGTTTCAATTTTGCAACTACGACTAACGAGCCTTTGGATATGAAACAAGGCGTGGGTCTAACTTTACCTAAGAAGACAGATGTTGAAGTGCTAATTACACCTCGCCTTCCTCCTACGCTTTATCAATATTAA